The Lichenicola cladoniae sequence GCTAGTTTTGCCTGGATAACGTCGCCTTTGCCCCAGGTGAGATAAGCCATGTCCGTGCCCGCGATCAGCCCCCCGAACGTCATCGCACGCTTCCCGCGTTTGAAGCAGACCTGTTCGCCGAGTCGAAATCGCGCCAAAAATAGATCCGTATCGTTACACCGGTCTAAAATTGTACGACTTTCCGCGTCAAGGGAAGCCCTAGCAGGCGGAGCTTGATTGCCAGGTCACCAAAACCATGGGGTTAGCTATCCCCACTCTGGTTGACATGGCGATCTCGGTCGGTATGTCTCTTGCTTAGCTCAAGGATAGCTGTTGCCAAAGACCTCGAGTGTTTGAAGCTGTTCTTCAGAATCTGCCCGACGCTGTTCAGGCTCCTGAGCTGCGGTTAAGCGGTCCTTTGCCACACGCATCTCTTGGCGAGCCTCGGCAATCTGATCGCGCATCCGCGCGGCGGCAGCCCGACGCTCAGCACGGAGTTGCCGGCCAGCTTCACGAAGTGCCTGCGACACTGCAATCTCTGCTTCTAGCCTACCCACCATCCAGCCCCCACCGCGATCAATCTCGGACGCGCTTCTACAGGGCCACACCTGCAATGGGTCTCACAAGCGTAGGAGGCATGGTTAAGTGTGTGTTGAGCGTTACAGGTGTCACCATCGTGCCACGTCCGACTTGCCACGAGATTGACCGCCGGCGCGGCTGACCGTGAACTCTGGGAGAGCGCATAGCTCAACACACATTTAGGCCTACGAAGTAAAATGCTCGAGTTGAGCATTCCACTTCCGGTGGTATTATTTTTCTTGCTACGTCAACTGTAAGGCTGGCGGTGGCTGTCGACTGTGATGTCGCTAGGCTTGTCCGCCGTTAGTAACCCCACTCAGCGCTTCGGGTGATAACCAGCCCCATCACACTGGCTTGCAACACACCTTCTTGGTGCCTCGCCAGATTTCGACGTAATTTCCGGTTGCTACAAGCGCGCTAGCAAAATTGAAGGCGTCAGCGTCGTCGCGGCACTCAACGTCGGATCCTGCTCCCTTAATGTGCCCGGACACGTCAAGTGGATAGACGCGGTAAGTTGGCATGGACGATCCCCGTATATTGTCTTGGGTTGCCGAAAGACGGGTCCCACCTCAGCTATAGCGATCACGGATGCGTGTGTCACGCTCTCGAGAGCGATGGGTCGCTGATCCTGGCCATCCTGACCGGCGGCTGCAATCTCGGGTGGAAGCAGGGGATTGACTTCGGCGATGAGTGGCGCCGGGTCCGTCGAGGAGAGTAGCCGGCGACGAGCGCCCGGGACCTAGGCTTGGCCCGCTCATCCGTTTGCCGGCACATGCCGCCCCTTAGGTGGCGGCTGAAATCAGGCAGGCACCCACCGACGACGCCATCAACCTGGAAGAAGAACCTACCCTGCGCGAGATCCTAGATTTCCTTCCCGCGATGTCGCGCGCGCAGGACGTGTCGTTCTGGACAAAGGAGCGTGTGCGCAGCACGTTCAAAGAGGACGCAACGCGTGCGCTGCAGGATGCTCTCGGCGAGACAGCCGATATCGAAGACAATACGGCAGTTGATCCCGGCTTGAAGGAGTTTCAGGCCGACCTGACCATTCGTCCGCGCGGGGGCGGCGCTGGCGGCATTGTCACTGCTGTCTTCTTGGTGCAGGGCGATCGATACCCTCACCGAGGCTTTGGTTCTTGCGCAGGAACTAAAGCTTCGTCAGCGGAGCGATGTGCTTGTGGCTGCATTGATTGAAGATGGGTCGATCAATATGGCGACCCCCAAGGCCCGCCGAGCTGTAAACCGCATCGATACTGTATCATACTTCCGAGACGACGAGCGGCAGGCGGCATACAAGGTAGCGAAGGCAGCTGTTCCAAGCCTACAGGCGGCCTAAGGCTTCGTCTTCGGTTGCACCATCATCTCTCCCGCTTCCACCCCAGCACAGCCCATATCTCCCTGCATGCTGAGCTTGTCGGCGGTAAACGAAACGTCTGCAGCGACATGTCGAGCATCGCGTCGGCGTCACGTATGGCGGCGGCGTAATCGACTGCTTCTGTCACGCCGTCCCCCACGTCACGTATCCATCCGGCGGGAGCCGCGGCTGAGTTTACATGTTCCTATTTGCTGGGATCGTGTGATGTTTTCAGGATCCTAGTTCTAGCGGCATTGCGCCGACTGGCGATGCGGCCAAGGGCTATCCTAAGGGGGAATTCGTCGATCTTCTTGGGGTTCCAGCCCTCCAGATATTCGGCGACCCTGGCATGATCGGGGTGCTCGGGGTCGGCGAGGGCGTCGAGCAAGTGGTAGTAGCCGGGGATGCCGCCGCAGTCCTCGGGTGGGCAGTCCCATTCGCCGCCGACGTAGTGGGGGTAGGAGACGTCGTGCAGGCCGGGGCGGATTTTGGTGACGGTGATGCAGTGTTGCCAGCTGTCGCCAATGTCGTAGAGGTAGTCGATGTTGGTTTTGCGGGATTTCAGAACGTCGCGTAAGCGGACCTTGATCGCCTCGGTGCGGGGTGCGGAACCCCGGTCCTCATCCATCGGCAGCCCATAGATCTTCTTGTCGATCGTGAACTCCCACAGGTGCTGGTCGAGCCAGCCCATGGTGATCTGAACGATGTCGTGCAGCACCTTGAGCGTGATGGAGGTCGGCACCTCCACCTCGCGCCAGATCAGCGGGTCGGTGTCCAACAGTTCGATTTGGACCGTGCAGATCTGGTTGACGCTGTCTGCAGCAGAGGTGTCGTTGGCAGGGACTTTGCTCGGGCTCATGCGGCCAGTTTGACAGCCTGCTCCATTCAGTTCCAGGGCAGCAACCCGTCGAGCCGCGATGCGGGTTAGGCGGCCTGATCGACGGCGCTGGATTTGGCTGCGGCCCAGTTCCAAGGCAGCAACTCATCGAGGCGCTGCGCCGGATGTTCCGCGATGCGGGCCAGCACGTCAGCCAGCCAAACCTGCGGGTCGATGTCGTTCATCTTGGCCGTGACGATCAAGCTGTACATGATCGCGGCACGCTGTCCGCCTCGATCGGAGCCACAGAACAGCCAGGATTTTCGTCCGAGAGCGATACCCCTCAGCGCGCGTTCGGCCGCGTTGTTGCTGAGGCAGACACGTCCATCGTCCAGGAACCGGGTGAACGCCGTCCAGCGTTTCAGCATGTAGTCGATGGCTTTGGCGACGTCGTTGCCACGCGCGAGCTTAGCTCGCTGCTGACCCAACCAGTTCTGCAGGTCCATCACCAGGGGAAGTGACAAGGCCTGCCGGGTCGTCCGGCGCTCAGCAGCGCTGTGGCCGTTGATGTCGCGTTCGATGTCGAACAGGGCGTCGATGCGTTGCACGGCTTCCAGGCAGATCGGCGACAGAACCGCTGGGGCCTTGCCGTGCGCTGCGCGGCGCGCGCTGCTCGCAAGGTCGGCCAGCACGAAAAACTTCCGACGTGCATGCGCCCAGCAGGCGGCTTCCACGATCGGCCCGGGTTTGCGTCCCGGTTCATAGAGCTTGCCATAGCCGCCATAGGCGTCGGCCTGCAGGATGCCAGTGTAGGCTGCCAGATGGCTTTGCGGGTGTTCGCCGCCGCGATCGTGCGAGTAGTGGAACACCGCGCCCGGCGGAGCGGGACCGTTGAACGGCCGATCGTCGCGCACATAGACCCAGAGACGGGCGATGTCGGTCTTGCCGCGAGCCAGCACCGGCACCGTGGTGTCATCGCCATGCAGCCGTTCTGCCGCCATGACATGAGCAGCCAAGCGCCCAAACAGCGGCATCAGCACGGCTGTGCAGGCACCGACCTGGTCGGCCAGGGTCGACAGGCTGACCGCCACACCCTCGCGGGCATAGCGTTCTGCCTGCCGGTTGAGCGGCTGATGCTGGCCGAACTTTTCGAACAAGATCATGGCTAGCAGGTTCGGTCCGGCCCAGCCGCGGGGCGTCACGTGGAACGGCGCCGGGGGCTGGCTGATGCGCTCGCAATCGCGGCAGGAGAATTTCTCACGCACATGCTGGATGACTTTCCAGCTGCGCGGGATGACCTCCAGGGTCTCCGTGACGTCCTCCCCCAGCCTGGACAGCCGTGTGCAGCCGCAGCAGGCGCAGGCCGACGGACCTGCGATGACGACGCGCTCGCGAGGGAGGTGTTCGGGAAACGGGCGCCGGGCCGGGCGCTTGCGGGTAAAGCCGGTGACGGCCGTGGTCTTGGCCGCGGCGGCCTCGGCAGCCAGCTCGTCCTCGGTGGCCGATGCTTCCAGCTCCTCCAGCTGCAGCTCCATCTGCTCCAGCAGGCGGGCGGTGCGCTCCGAGCGTGGCCCGAAGCGGTCGCGCTGGAGTTTCTCGATCAGCAGTTTCAAATGGGCGATTAAGGCCTGGTCGCTGGACTGCCGCGCCAGCGCGGCGGCGGCCTCGGCAGTGACCCGGACGACATCGGCTCGTGCTGCCAGCAGCGCTGCCTTGAGCGTGTCGATATCGTCCGGCAGGGCGGCGAGCTCGGTGTCCACGCTGGTGATTCAATCACAAATCAGGGCGGCATAGTACCCGTTTTTCTGGCCAGGACGACCGCATTATCCCGCCGATTGCGGCCGCCACGTCTGCTGCGGATTGCGCCAATCAATTCCCTCTAAAAGATAGCTCATCTGGCCAGCTGTCAGCGCTACGACGCCGTCC is a genomic window containing:
- a CDS encoding plasmid pRiA4b ORF-3 family protein → MSPSKVPANDTSAADSVNQICTVQIELLDTDPLIWREVEVPTSITLKVLHDIVQITMGWLDQHLWEFTIDKKIYGLPMDEDRGSAPRTEAIKVRLRDVLKSRKTNIDYLYDIGDSWQHCITVTKIRPGLHDVSYPHYVGGEWDCPPEDCGGIPGYYHLLDALADPEHPDHARVAEYLEGWNPKKIDEFPLRIALGRIASRRNAARTRILKTSHDPSK
- the tnpC gene encoding IS66 family transposase, producing MDTELAALPDDIDTLKAALLAARADVVRVTAEAAAALARQSSDQALIAHLKLLIEKLQRDRFGPRSERTARLLEQMELQLEELEASATEDELAAEAAAAKTTAVTGFTRKRPARRPFPEHLPRERVVIAGPSACACCGCTRLSRLGEDVTETLEVIPRSWKVIQHVREKFSCRDCERISQPPAPFHVTPRGWAGPNLLAMILFEKFGQHQPLNRQAERYAREGVAVSLSTLADQVGACTAVLMPLFGRLAAHVMAAERLHGDDTTVPVLARGKTDIARLWVYVRDDRPFNGPAPPGAVFHYSHDRGGEHPQSHLAAYTGILQADAYGGYGKLYEPGRKPGPIVEAACWAHARRKFFVLADLASSARRAAHGKAPAVLSPICLEAVQRIDALFDIERDINGHSAAERRTTRQALSLPLVMDLQNWLGQQRAKLARGNDVAKAIDYMLKRWTAFTRFLDDGRVCLSNNAAERALRGIALGRKSWLFCGSDRGGQRAAIMYSLIVTAKMNDIDPQVWLADVLARIAEHPAQRLDELLPWNWAAAKSSAVDQAA